cgctgtcccgattagtCCCTCGTGCCCGGTCAAGAAAGCTATTCTGATGCACCTTCTGGACTGAGCATAGCTACACAGACGTCGGTGTATGGTGAAGACTCGCGATGTACATCAATCAATCACATCTCCCACGTTTTTATGTTTTCGAGGATATTTATCGCGATATTTCGATAGGCGTGTATGTCTTCTCAACTTTCTGGTGCAATTCCCAATGTCCATCCTGACCGTCTATGTATCCCAAAGACTCGACGGTTGTGATTAGCCCCTTGCTATTATAAATATAGCAACATCTTTTTTCCCAAGCCACCATTAAATAGTGGGTCACAAGAGTCAAATGGCGAGCTCCAGTAATCCGTTGAATTCAGATATGGAAGAAATCTCGTGGCGATTAGTCGAGAAGAAGAAAACCGAGATAGAAGATGAAGTGTTTCGTAAGATCGTTCGTTACTGGGAGAAACTTCAGAGATTACAACTTCTCTACGAGACCGGAGAAGCTAATGCTTCTAGACTGGTGGTAAAGATGGAGAAGTACCGGGAACGTCTAAACGTGACCGAAGAGGTGAACATCTTCGAGGATGACTACATCTACCAGCTAACGTTGCTTAAGGAGATGAAAAtcctctcgggcattacaagcaCCGAGGGCTTCCTCAAGTCTTCCCCAAATGAGCTAAGAAAGTGGAAGACCATGTGGATACTCTTTGTAGAAGAAGAATACTCCGATGTAATTAGTAGAAATGCTAACAAATGAATAAAGTTACTCTCCTGTTTCACCCTTGCTTTGTATTTTTAAGATCTGGTATGAGTCTTTATTACTGAATGCCTGCTGAACAAACCGAACAAAAGTATTCCACTAACAACGGTAATGATTGATCACCGGCTTTGCTTTGAAACATTACGTTGGGCCCTGGCATTCTCTTAGAGAGGATACGAAGCCCCAGGGCTTATGATATCCGGGTAGTTGTAATGATACATGCATTTTCATTAAACATTATCTAGGGAAACCTTTCATATTCGGGGTCGTTTCGATAACTGCATCCGCCTTTTGGTCTATCCCGCGTAGTTTTCGAGGCCCTTATTAATCGCCCACGTGCACTGGTCTTAATGGCTATGATACATTCTCCTTCCCAATAAATGACGGCATGCTTTAATTAACCTTAGGCTCTTCACATTCCCTTGTTTCAAACGTCTTTTCCTCCCTTTCCTATAAATAAATTGGTGGATAAGATGCACCCATACCAACTGAGCAATGTCGAGATCCAGCGACTCCAGTACTTGCAGCAGTGCTATCTCTTCTGTTGGTGTGCAAAGTCAAATCCCAGCGGAGTTACGTCCCTATGTGGAGCTTTTCAAAAAGAATGTCGATGAGTACATTCTGGCCAAAGTCAtatgtacctggcataagcttcAATTCATCGGTCTTCTTTATTTGAACGGCACAGTCCTCACTCGTTCTCAAAGGATGGTGACGAGGAAATACAGGCGGGAACTAGGGGTATCCCGTATTGAAGAGTTGTTGACTGACCAGAACCTGCTGCATGCTATGTTGTGGAAGGAATGGCGGCATCTAAATAAGGTCTCGAGCACCGATTCCTttgtcaatcttggcatccaagaAGTTACTGACTGGATGGATGAGTGGAAAGGTCGAGTGGCCACTGAAATTTCTGTAATACGACGCCGACCATTCCCTTAATGAAAATTTAGACAATTAATTCCTGCgtcttcttttaattttttgcaAATGTTTTAACACCAACTGAACTAATCATCAATCCAAAAACCAAAAAAGTAGGCCTAAACACATCAGAACGCCGGGTCCCCATGCTATCCGGGCCTTTTAGCCGGGTGACGGGATCCTCTACTCCCGAGTTATCTCGTAAGAGGCCGGGACTTGGCATGATTTCTTTCTTGATTGTGATAAAAGGATTTTATCGGGGCGTATTACCTCTTTACCTTTTTCACGCATGGATATAAAAGAATGGTCATATGGTAAATCGGTAAATCCCAATCTGGGTATAGTGGGTACTCATTCGATAACTTTGGTTCTTCCGGGATCTGCCTAAGACCGAGATATGGCATTATCCCAATCCCTCTCTTCGCTTTTTCAGTCAATCATTGCGCAGTCATAATGATAGAATTCTGATGACGTGTTGTCAGAGCCCGTACGTATTCTCAGCTACCGTGGCGCCTCGATTTGAGCAACTGTCTTTTCAATTTTCCCGCCGAATGATGCCGCTCAACTTCCAAGGCTAATCTGGCCCGTCCAATCTATGCTAGATCAACGGCATAGATTCCATCTCTCCCTTATATATAGCGATCCCTcgatttttctaaaaatcacTTGCAAATTTATTCTTCGGCGAAGCCCTGCTTGTTTTCTTCCTCGGTCTTCTCCATAGATTTCTCCGGCGATCTCTCCGACTATCAACCATCACCCTCAATTCCTCTCAGTAAGTCTCTCTTTTCTGTGTCTTATTTGCTTCTTTTCcatcatgtccaattccacttCTTCTACCTCTGGCAAAAATGCTAGAGGCCTATCGGAGGACAATTCTCCCACCCCTTCTGACCAGTCTGTTCAGATTCCGAGGGGTATTCCTACTATTCCCTCTCGATCTTTGTCCAAGAAGACTGCTAAAGCGTCTTCTTCCCGACCCCTGGGCTCCCCGAGTAGAGGGAAGGATAAAATAACAGGGCCCTTCTGGTTTTCTACGGTAACTTCCACTCTCCGTCCGGGTAGTTTAGGAGACATTCGATCCCTGGGAGCTATTCCTTCTACTTACGACATTAGGATTCCCGGACCTAATGACCATACTGATACTCCTCCCCTCGGATACCACGCTTTCTTCCTTGAGCAGCTTAGGAGTGGTCTCCGTTTCCCGGTTCATCATTTCTTTGAGGGAGTTGCTCGATTTTTTAACCTTCCTCTCAATCATCTTCATCCCAATGCTTTTCGTATTATGGCAGCTACTTTTGTTTTGTTCCGCATGAAACTTATTCCCATTAACTCCTCCATCTTTCACTATTTTTATTCCTGTCGATTTAATGATGGGGTTTTTTCTTTTATGGCCCGGATGCACTATCGGTTCTTAACCGACATCCCTTCTTCTTTGAAGGGatggaaaacaaaatttttctttcttaaatTTCCGATTCTCCCCACCTGCGCTTTGGGGTTTCTTCCTTCCATGCCCAAACAACCCGAGCTTCCCCGAGATTTCAAACTTCTTCCCCCTTTTACCGATGCCTGGGATGCTTTAGGAAAGCAATCCTTCTTATCTTCAGTGCTGATTGGGTCGAACAATCTGGCCTATTACGGGATCGGGTCCCGGCCTGAAGACCCTGTAGATCAGATCATCGACGGGTTTGATCAACCCGGGTCGCAGGCGGGTAAATCGCTTTTCTTggcctctttttttttttttttttttttcgcaaCTTTGCTTTGCTGACCCACTGTGTTTTTGATGTAGCCGAAGAAAACATGATCAGAGCAAGCTTTCAAGAGGCTGCTGTTCAGAGGAAAGCGGAGCAAAAGAGAATTAGAGCGGAGAAAAGGGCGAAGGAAGCCCAGGAACAGGAGGAGCGCCGGGCCAGGGAGGCGGCCGAAGCTGGTGCATTGGAAGCACGTCGTGCTAGGGAGGCGGCTGAAGCTCAAGAAACAGAAGAACGCAGAGCCAGCGAGGCGGATTTGGCCCGGAAAGCAGAGAGTGATGCCCAAGCAGGGGCCACTTCTCCCCGGGTGGGGCCTATCTCTTCGGGAGGGGAGGAAGACTCAACTTCCCTGAACCGTCGCAAGAGGAGAGCCACCACGGAGCCACGGGTGGAGACGGTAGTGGTGGAAGATGAGCCCGAGGGGATGACCCCTTCTCCTGCTTTGGCTGATCCTTCTGCAGGCACTTCGGCGACGAGGCCTCTGGTTCTCCCCAATATTTTTGGGGATACCATTAGTTCAGATCTTCTAGGGGTGATCGGGAGCTTCCTCCGACCTGACGAGGTGGCACATCTTCAGGGAATGCACCCTAATATGCTCCTGAGCGAAGGAGCGGCCCGGACCTTCTCGGTAAGTTCATTTTTTGGTTCCCTCTCCCttgctttttcctttttcctgcaaattttcCTGACCTTTTCATTACCAGGGTTTACAAATGTTACTTCATGGGCATGAACGAGTGGCGAAGATAGCCAAGAGAGCTAATGCCCAAACTAAGGCCGCTCAGGGAGCGCATGGTCAGCTCCAAGAGGAAGTAAACCGGATCAAGGAAATTCACGAGAATGTCCTGGCCCGGGAGAAGGCCATTTGGCAGCAGCAGATGGACCTGCTTCAGGCAGAATTATCTGATGCCCGGGCGGAGGCGCAGTCGGCCAGGGCAGAAGCAGAATCCTCCCGGGCTCGTGCCGAGGATTTCGAGGCGATGGCTGCTGAGGCTAGAGAAGGGATGCTGGCTGCCAGAGAGGATGCAGAATACCACCGGGTCCGGGCTGAGGACTTTCAGGCGGCAGTGGCCCTTTTGAAGAGAACCCAGACAGAGCAGATGTCACACTTCCTGAAGTCTTCGGATTTTAAACGAATGCTGGCCAAAAAAGCCTTCCCGTACTTTGAACAAGGCTTCAACAAGTGTTTGGAGCAATTCGAGGAAGCCGGCATGGTTCCAGCGGATATGGAAGATTTCCCGGATTTGGAGAAGGCTGCTGCATCTCTCCCAGATGATGACAAGGAAGATAGGGATAAGCAGGACCCTCCTGCGGAATGAAtaactctcttttttttttttttttttttttgtaacctCTTTCCTCTGTTCTATGTATGCATGTTTCTTTTTTCGATTTTGCTTCCTTTAGTAAAATTTCGTAATTTCGCTTGCTAAATGGGATACGGTTTACCCGGGTTGGGTATAAGTCCTAAAAGATAATCCGGGgcacgggtccaccgggccagggtacgggtccctggtcttaaaagataatccggggtacgggtccaccgggctagggtacgggtccctggacttaaaagataatccggggtacgggtccaccgggccagggtacgggtccctggacttaaaagataatccggggtacgggtccaccgggccagggtacgggtccctggacttaaaagataatccggggtacgggtccaccgggccagggtacgggtccctggacttaaaagataATCCTTTCGAGTAATTTCCTTCATTCAGTGTAGAAATAACAGATACAAATGTTTCTTAAGCATAAtacttttttaaatgaaaagCATTCCATGGCCTTTTAAGAACACGTCCTTGAGGATCTTCGAGGTAATAGGCCGTACCAGAACTGACTTTTCTGATTACTTTGAAAGGTCCTTCCCACTTGGCTTCTAGCTTCCCCACATCACCCACCGGTTTAACTTTTTTCATAACCAGATCTCCCACGTGAAAATCCCTTTTTCGGACGTGCTTGTTATAGGATTTTATGATCCTGCTGCGATAAGCTTCCATCCGGATGATCGCCCGATCTCTTTTTTCTTCCACAAGGTCGAGCTCCAGGGCTCGAGATAGGTCATTGTTGCTTGAATATGATTCCACTCGAGTGGAAGATTGCCCGATTTCTACTGGCAAGACTGCTTCAGATCCATAAACCAGACCATATGGGGTTTCCCGAGTGGAGGATCGAGGAGTAGTCCGATAAGCCCATAAGACGCTGGGTAACTCCTCTACCCAATCTTTTCCTTTCCCCTGCAGCCGGGCTTTCAAAGCTTGCACAATGATCCTGTTGGTTACCTCTGTCTGGCCATTGGCTTGAGGGTAGGCTACTGAGGTAAAAGATTGCATAATCTTCATTTCCTGACACCAAGAGGTAATCTTTTTTCCTTGGAATTGCCTGCCATTGTCTGAAATCAATTTCCTGGGGATGCCATATCGGCAGACAATGTTTCTCCATAAGAATTTCATGATTTCATCCTCGGTGATTCTTGCCAACGGCTCGGCTTCTACCCATTTAGAAAAATAATCCACAGCTACCAGGAGGAACTTCTTCTGGGCGCGAACTGGCGGAAAGGGACCCACGATGTCCAATCCCCATTGGTCAAAAGGGCATGATGCGGAGATCGGTTGCATGTTGGCAGTTGGGCGGTGGTGGAAATTAGAATGATGTTGACAACCTTGGCATTTCTGGACGAGCCGGGTAGCATCTTGGTTTACTTGGGGCCACCAAAATCCGGCTAAAATAACCTTCCTCGATAGAGCCGTTCCCCCGAGATGTTCCCCACAACATCCCTCATGTACTTCCCGAAGGACATACTCTGTCTCTTCCCCCGATACGCACTTGAGTAAGGGGCCCTGAAAGGATCGCctatacaaaacatcatttaagAGGGCAAATCGGGGTGCCTGTTTCCTGACCTTTATAGCTTGGGCCCGGTCTCCTGGAAGTTTTCCCTCCTTTATGTACTCTATGAGAGGAGTCATCCAAGAGTTTTTTCTCAGCGGGGGTGTTTCTTCTTCAAGCGAGGATACGAGCTTCGAACAATAGAGAATCTCCCGGTTGCTTACTTCTGTCAAGGAAGCCGCCAATTTAGCCAACGTGTCGGCTTCAGTGTTTTCTTCCCGGGGAATCTGTTCGATACTCCAGTCTGTGAAGGATGACGCTTGAGAAGTGATAAGATTCAAGTACTTGAGCATTTTCTCATTCTTAACTTCGTAAGCTCCTTTAATTTGCTGAGTAACCAGCTGGGAGTCGGAATAAATGATGATTCGGGAGGCCCCAATCTCACGAGCAGCACGCAACCCTGCCAAGACAGCTTCGTATTCTGCTTCATTATTCGTGACCCTGAAGTCAATCCTCAAAGCCAATTTAACCCTTTCCTCGAGTGGGGAGATCAAGACGACCCCCACTCCGCAtcccgctatgtttgaagcgcCATCAACAAATACcctccacactttttcttcctcgGGCTGGATCATTTCTGTTAAGAAATCTGATAGCGCTTGTGCTTTTATTGCAGCCCGGGGTTTATACTCGATATCATATTCCCCGAGCTCTACAGTCCATTTGATCATCCTCCCCGAGACCTCTGTATGAGTCATAATTCTGCCGAGAGGAGAATTAGTGAGGACCACAATGGGATGTGATAGGAAATACGGTCTCAGCTTTCGAGCAGTCACTACCAAAGCCAGAGCAATCTTTTCTAATTCACTGTATCTCATTTCGGCTCCGCGAAGGGCGTGACTGACATAGTAGACAGGCTTCTGATCGGTCCCTTCTTCCTTGACGAGCACGGAACTAACAGCAATTTCGGTGGCTGAGAGATAGACCCACAATTTTTCTCCGGGCTCGGGTTTTGCTAAGACGGGCAATTCAGCCAAatgttttttcaaattttgaaaggCCTGCTCGCAGTTGTCATCCCAGCCGAATTTCTGCGCTTTCCTCAGAACTTGAAAGAAAGGATAGCTACGGTGTGCAGATCGGGAAATGAAGCGTGATAAGGCCGCAATTTTCCCTGTCAGTTTTTGCACATCTCGAACCGACTGAGGAGAGGGCATATCCATGATGGCCCTGATTTTTTCTGGGTTGACTTCGATTCCTCGATCCGTGACCATGAACCCCAAGAATTTCCCACTCTTAACCCCAAACACACATTTGGCCGGGTTAAGTTTTATCCCATACTGCTTCAGAGTGGCGAAGGTTTCGATCAGATCATCGATGAAATGAGCGACTTCTCGGGTTTTAATCaaaatgtcatccacatatactTCAATATTTCGGCCTATCTGTTTTTGAAAGACGAGATTCATCAGTCGTTGATATGTAGCCCCTGCATTTTTCAGTCCAAAAGGCATTACAACATAGCAGAAAGTTCCCCCGGACGTGACGAAACTAGCTTTGTCTTGATCTTCTGTAGCTAAAGGGATCTGATGATATCCCTGATATGCATCCAAAAAGCTCAGGAGTTCACACCCAGAAGTGGAATCGACTAGCTGATCAATCCGAGGGAGTGGGTAACAATCCTTCGGGCAAGCTTTATTCAGGTCTCTGAAATCTACGCACATCCTCCATTTCCCAGTAGACTTTGGGACGAGAACTACATTCGATAACCAAGAGGGAAATGGACTTCCCTAATGTGTCCAGCCCTCAGCAATTCTTCAAcctgtttttcaattattttatcttTCTCCGGGCCGAAATGTCGCTTTTTTTGCTTAATCGGCCGGGACCCTGGGAGGATATTTAGTTTATGCTCGGCCACTTGGGGCGAGATCCCGGACAGTTCCTGCTGAGACCAAGCAAAGATATCGGCATTAGTTTTTAAACACTGCAAGAGTTTTACCCGGGTGGTGGCGCAGATGTCCCGGGCTATCCGGATAGTCTTTCCCGACTCGATCTCCACCGATTCTTGCTCTTCTTCCGCCACAAAGTGTACTTCCCTTTCCCGGGCTTCCTCCTGGTGTTCTTTCCCCTTCCCTTCCCTTCTTGCCTTCTTCTGATCAATTCGGACTGTTTCTCCATAACATCTCCGAGAAGAGGGCTGGTCGCCCTTAACTTCTCCGACCTGTCCTTTTACTGGGAATTTGATCTTTTGGTGGTACGTTGAGGCCACTGCTCTCAATTCATTCATGGCTGGTCTCCCTATGATGATATTATATGAAGATGGGGCGTCCACTACTGTGAAAGTAGTTATTACAGTTTTTCTCAAGTCTCGGTGCCCAGAGTCAGGGGTAGAGCAATTTCTCCCTCTGGATACACAGCGTGACCAGCAAACCCGAACAGGGCGGTTTCCACAGTTTCCAGCTGGTATTCATGCAGATCCATTTGGATGAGGGCATCTTTGAAGATAATATTGACAGAGCTCCCATTATCCACGAAAATTCTTAACACGTCGTAGTTGGCGATGCGGGCCTGAATGACCAGCGCATCATTGTGAGGTAAACTCACTCCTCGGAGATCTTCTGGTCCAAAGCTTATAATCGGCTCGTCTCTTCTCTTGTTATCAACTTCTAGACACTCCCTCCTACCCCTCGCCTTCCTTGCCCTGATTAGAGTCGCCATCAGTAGATCCCCCCGAAATCATTTTGATTACTCCTCGACTCGGAGAGGGATCCTCTCTTCCCGCTGGCTTGATTCTCTCTTCCCGGGTATTCGTTTCTCCTCCTCGTCTTCCACTTGGAGTGCTCATCGTTCTTTGGGGAATATTCAGCGATGAACGTCTGGACAACCAGGGTGGTTGTTTAGATCGTTCTCGTGGCGGGTGAGGCGCGGACACGGGACGTCTATTAGCATTTCTTCCCAGGACTCGGCACTGATTAGTATCGTGAGCACAATTTTTATGAAGGGTACAGTACCTTTTTTGTTCTGGCTTGGAGATTCTGACCTCGGAACGGGGAGGAAGGACCTCATTTGACCGGCACTCTTGAATCTCTCTGTCCCGAGCTATTTTTAAAGGCACATGGGGAAAATGACCCCCACCACTTTTCTTAGGAGCTCTTTCTTCAGTTTTGTAAGTCCGATCTCCTCTCGCTCTTTTCAAGGCCTCTCTTTTCTGGTTTTGCGCTTCTTCCATATTGATATATTTCTCCGCTCGTGACAGGAGATCCTCAAAATTTTCAGGCAGTTTTTTGGTTAAGGATCGGAAGAAATCCCCTTCCCATAACCCTTGCATAAATGCGGTGGTTTTTGTCTCGGGTGCACAGGTCGGCACATCAAGGGCCACCCGATTGAATCTTTTGAGATAAGCCCTCAGGGTTTCATCTTGCCTTTGCTTTACTTCGAATAAACTGAAGGCGGTCTTTTTGTACTTTTTACTGCTGCTAAATTGATGCAAGAACactttttgaaaatcttcaaAGCAGCAGATGCTTTGTGGTGCCAACCCTTCAAACCATCTCTGTGCGGAATCGACCAGAGTGGTAAGAAATACTTTACACTTGATTGGGTCTTCATAACAGTGCAACATGGCCATATTTTCGAAACGCGCGAGGTGTTCCTCAGGGTCAGAGCTCCCATCGTAATCTTTGATTTTTGCCGACTTGAAATGCCCGGGAAGTGGTTCCCGGATGATGATGTCAGAGAATGGGCAGCCTTTGATTACAGAAATACCGCCCTTGGAGACAGCCTGCCCTTCCAATGCTTTCACTTTTTTTCTTAATTCTTCCAATTCTCCAGCGATGGTGGGAGATTTAGAACCTGCGCTTTCCCTTTCTTCTTCCCTTCTCTCTTCTTCTTGTGCTTGCTTACGCTGCTGTTCGTGTTGACTGGCCTGGTGAGAAGCAGCCTTTCTTGCGTCAGCCATGTTGACAGCATCGGTTATGATTTTCTTCAATTCTTCGGGAGTCAAATGAATGGTGGGTTGAGGATCATTAGGGGGGGGACCACCTGCGCCAGAGAGACGTGTATTGTTTTCCTCTGGGGCTCGAGAGGCGTCTTGGTTTGCTCTTCTAGTAGGAGCCATATCCACGTCTTAGGACTcaaatttcccacagacggcgccaatgatgccaCCCGGGTCGAACAGTGGAGTCGGGTCGGGAACTCTACCGGGTAAGCTATCAAGAATACGGGAAGAAATATGAGCTAAGACGGCGAACTGGAAGGAAGATTCTTCGTTTGCCTTTGAAAGATCTGCCAATAAGAAAaacaaccacgtgaatgggcgccggagggggtccccggcgtggccactccgatgcttaagtcagcagggtactcaagcgATAGAACCAacgtagccaagtgatggctgtgatattggtgtgcAATAAATGAGTGTATTAAATGTTCATTAATATCTGAATGAAGGAATAAATgcaaaacctggtatttatagtggaggaaataatgatgacctcgttttttGGGACGTGCGCATTAAATATACTAGGGCGGCTGATTATACCCTattgttctgacatgtcaaatcataTACCAGCCATATCCCATCTGTCCAGTCACTCATTAATGTTACCAGGTCGGCCGCGTGTATCTCATTAAGTCAACGTCATTAAATGCTTCCCTCGCTTCGAGATGTCAGAAGAGAGAGTTATACCAGAAATCTGGTGCTATGTCCCTAATCAATCCACTCGGGAGA
The Primulina eburnea isolate SZY01 chromosome 5, ASM2296580v1, whole genome shotgun sequence genome window above contains:
- the LOC140831444 gene encoding uncharacterized protein; the encoded protein is MAPTRRANQDASRAPEENNTRLSGAGGPPPNDPQPTIHLTPEELKKIITDAVNMADARKAASHQASQHEQQRKQAQEEERREEERESAGSKSPTIAGELEELRKKVKALEGQAVSKGGISVIKGCPFSDIIIREPLPGHFKSAKIKDYDGSSDPEEHLARFENMAMLHCYEDPIKCKVFLTTLVDSAQRWFEGLAPQSICCFEDFQKVFLHQFSSSKKYKKTAFSLFEVKQRQDETLRAYLKRFNRVALDVPTCAPETKTTAFMQGLWEGDFFRSLTKKLPENFEDLLSRAEKYINMEEAQNQKREALKRARGDRTYKTEERAPKKSGGGHFPHVPLKIARDREIQECRSNEVLPPRSEVRISKPEQKRARKARGRRECLEVDNKRRDEPIISFGPEDLRGVSLPHNDALVIQARIANYDVLRIFVDNGSSVNIIFKDALIQMDLHEYQLETVETALFGFAGHAVYPEGEIALPLTLGTET